The Kluyveromyces marxianus DMKU3-1042 DNA, complete genome, chromosome 6 genome window below encodes:
- the COA4 gene encoding Coa4p: MAEEQSKYYKQALEEYQEMDQEDPDAWDKRITNTGCYVENLALQLCHAETNDWRQCLGEMKLFKECWQSKGNDHRVGTVNAPQQQP, encoded by the coding sequence ATGGCAGAAGAGCAATCAAAGTATTATAAGCAGGCTTTGGAAGAGTACCAAGAAATGGACCAGGAAGATCCTGATGCATGGGATAAACGAATTACAAACACAGGATGCTATGTAGAAAATTTAGCATTGCAACTATGTCATGCGGAGACCAACGATTGGAGACAGTGTCTTGGAGAAATGAAGCTTTTCAAAGAGTGCTGGCAATCAAAGGGAAACGACCATAGGGTCGGGACTGTTAACGCgccacaacaacaaccatAA
- the SNF3 gene encoding sugar porter family MFS transporter, translating to MIINSNHRKNISKAARLVLLRRRANGDNEAGVSGLPAGNKSNNGLSGSASPQELYQENGEEFELSNFASLTDMESEIFLQPPAKQSKKISIFVGLFVAVGGFLFGYDTGLINNVSQMPYVLKTIAPNKHQFTTSQISILVSFLSLGTFFGALFAPFISDRYGRKTTMLFSTFFVFMVGNSLQVAATSMTLLVVGRVLSGLSVGLISAAVPLYQSEAAQKSVRGAIISTYQWAITWGLLVASAVSQGTYKRMNASSYRIPISLQYVWAFTLGVGVLFLPESPRYYVFKDRLDLAAKSLSFLRGVPEDDSGLLEELVEIKATYDYELSFGKTSFLDCFRSTKSRSKQRLRMMTGIALQAFQQVSGINFIFYYGVNFFNKTGIKNSYLVSFITYAVNVVFNVPGLFLVEYIGRRKLLLGGGIVMTLANFTIAVTGLVADSKIANKVMIAFICLFIASFSATWGGGVWVISAELYPLGVRAKCTSICAASNWLFNFICALITPYIVRIDNGQHSSTMGSKIFFVWGSLNAISVLVGYFTIYETSGLSLEEIDELYKNSSSGVDSMKWNKKIRSMPELFQRNAQNDDSIGEEVVVTGNNVHNFGAAQGSSSNETNSNENSNEKYTSPIAMPQFGARSIDHPSSASDMFSKRLPLAELNFVDLGNGLGITTYQRGPPSVLTDSSDEDEEEQDLADAYSLEHASQDTEDLHHLHHLTSNRRNTNGSEPLSSKSGSSAAGTVRTSPPKHNKHRREDFNMYMAQLINRGSQEAVSCSSEPKNHPIPHDIMSQWNSSSKEESNRRNSSTDNSNPSTPKNTHHK from the coding sequence ATGATCATTAACTCCAATCATCGAAAGAACATCAGTAAAGCTGCGAGACTCGTATTGCTTCGACGGAGGGCAAATGGCGACAATGAGGCTGGTGTATCTGGACTACCAGCTGGAAATAAATCAAACAATGGACTATCAGGATCGGCATCCCCGCAAGAGCTTTACCAAGAAAATGGCGAAGAGTTTGAACTAAGCAATTTTGCTTCGCTTACCGACATGGAGTCCGAGATCTTTTTACAACCTCCAGCAAAACAGTCgaagaaaatatcaatattcGTTGGTTTATTCGTTGCAGTAGGAGGATTTCTATTTGGCTACGATACGGGCTTAATCAATAATGTCAGTCAAATGCCATATGTTCTTAAAACAATCGCTCCAAACAAACACCAGTTCACTACTTCACAGATATCAATTCTAGTATCCTTTTTGTCTCTGGGTACTTTCTTCGGGGCATTATTTGCACCATTCATATCTGACCGTTATGGGCGGAAAACCACCATGCTCTTTAGTACtttttttgtctttatGGTTGGTAACTCCTTACAAGTGGCAGCGACTTCTATGACATTATTAGTCGTAGGAAGGGTACTGTCTGGACTTAGTGTTGGACTAATATCCGCTGCAGTTCCCTTGTATCAGAGTGAAGCCGCACAGAAATCTGTTCGTGGTGCTATTATTTCCACCTATCAGTGGGCTATAACCTGGGGTTTATTAGTTGCCAGTGCAGTTTCACAAGGAACCTACAAAAGAATGAATGCTTCAAGTTATCGAATTCCAATAAGTTTGCAATATGTCTGGGCTTTTACTCTTGGTGTTGGTGTCTTATTTCTACCAGAGAGTCCACGTTATTatgttttcaaagataGGCTTGATCTAGCTGCCAAATCTTTATCATTCTTGAGAGGAGTGCCCGAAGATGATTCCGGTTTGCTCGAGGAATTAGTAGAGATAAAGGCAACCTATGATTATGAACTGTCTTTCGGTAAAACATCATTTCTTGACTGTTTTAGGTCAACGAAATCAAGATCCAAACAACGTCTTCGTATGATGACCGGTATTGCTCTTCAAGCATTTCAACAAGTAAGTGGtattaatttcattttttacTATGGTgttaatttcttcaacaaaacgGGTATCAAGAATAGTTACTTGGTGTCATTCATTACTTACGCTGTAAATGTGGTATTTAATGTGCCAGGTCTATTTTTAGTCGAATATATTGGTCGGCGTAAACTTTTACTTGGAGGTGGCATAGTGATGACATTAGCAAATTTTACCATCGCGGTTACAGGTTTAGTTGCAGATTCCAAGATTGCCAACAAAGTGATGATAGCGTTTAtctgtttgtttattgCCTCATTCTCAGCAACCTGGGGTGGTGGTGTTTGGGTTATATCTGCCGAACTTTATCCCTTAGGTGTGCGTGCTAAGTGCACTTCTATATGCGCAGCTTCGAATTGgcttttcaatttcatctgTGCCCTAATAACGCCGTACATTGTTCGTATCGACAATGGTCAACATTCTTCAACCATGGGGAGCAAAATCTTTTTTGTGTGGGGTTCGTTAAACGCTATATCGGTGTTAGTCGGGTACTTCACCATTTACGAGACTAGTGGACTCTCATTAGAAGAAATAGACGAATTGTACAAGAATTCGTCATCTGGTGTGGACTCTATGAAATGGAATAAGAAGATAAGGTCCATGCCGGAactcttccaaagaaacgCACAAAATGATGATTCAATCGGGGAAGAGGTAGTAGTAACGGGAAACAATGTTCACAACTTTGGGGCCGCGCAAGGCTCGTCTTCGAACGAGACCAACAGCAACGAGAACAGCAACGAGAAGTACACTTCTCCAATAGCAATGCCTCAATTCGGTGCACGGAGCATCGATCATCCTTCCAGCGCTTCTGACATGTTCTCAAAGCGTCTGCCGTTAGCAGAACTGAACTTTGTGGACTTGGGGAACGGACTTGGAATCACAACCTACCAACGTGGCCCACCTTCCGTGCTTACAGATTCGAGCgacgaggatgaagaagaacaagacCTAGCAGATGCATACTCTTTGGAGCACGCCTCCCAGGACACAGAGGACCTGCATCACCTGCATCACCTTACCTCCAACAGACGGAACACTAATGGATCAGAACCTTTGAGCTCTAAGAGCGGCAGCAGTGCTGCAGGAACGGTGCGCACCTCTCCACCTAAACATAACAAACACAGAAGGGAAGACTTTAACATGTACATGGCTCAATTAATCAACCGTGGGTCTCAAGAGGCTGTATCTTGCTCCAGCGAGCCTAAAAACCATCCTATACCCCACGACATCATGAGCCAATGGAACTCgtcttccaaagaagagTCAAACAGACGAAATTCCTCAACAGACAATAGCAACCCATCTACGCCAAAAAACACACATCATAAATAG
- the CPR6 gene encoding peptidylprolyl isomerase CPR6: MSEARPKTFFDISIGGEPAGRIVFELYSDVVPKTAENFVKLCEGKSGFAKTKPDVPLSYKGSIFHRVIKSFMCQFGDFTNFDGTGGESIYGEKFEDENFTIKHDKPFLLSMANAGANTNGSQAFITCGPTPHLNGKHVVFGEVIQGKRLVRVIEKIETDDYDKPKKEVKIEDCGILPSDYQVPADAEATPADKYGDNYEENLSDDIKVDLKDVNSVLKAVEAVKAIGTQQFKEKNFEVALEKYEKSSIMLRQFFPEDLPEEDILRVDTLRVSIFLNIAVTASKLKNYSRTLSAATEALHADNINDKSKAKALYHRGLAYYNTKNPEMAVTDLELASSYDAQNAAIQKALQEARVASKKLLEQQKKSLSKMFG, from the coding sequence ATGAGCGAAGCTAGACCAAAGACATTCTTTGACATATCAATTGGTGGGGAACCAGCGGGAAGAATTGTATTTGAACTATATTCTGATGTTGTGCCAAAAACAGCTGAGAATTTCGTGAAATTGTGTGAAGGCAAATCTGGATTTGCTAAAACGAAGCCAGATGTACCACTTTCATACAAGGGTTCAATATTCCACAGAGTTATTAAATCATTCATGTGCCAATTTGGTGACTTCACCAATTTTGACGGCACTGGTGGTGAATCTATATACGGTGAgaaatttgaagatgaaaactTCACCATAAAACATGACAAACCTTTCTTGTTGTCTATGGCTAACGCCGGAGCTAATACCAATGGTTCCCAAGCATTCATTACTTGCGGTCCAACTCCTCATTTGAATGGAAAGCATGTCGTCTTTGGTGAAGTGATCCAGGGTAAAAGACTAGTTAGAGTCATCGAGAAGATTGAAACTGATGACTACGATAAGCCAAAAAAGGAAGTAAAAATTGAGGACTGTGGTATTTTACCATCAGACTACCAAGTTCCAGCTGATGCCGAAGCAACTCCTGCCGATAAATACGGTGACAATTACGAGGAAAATCTCTCAGATGATATAAAGGTTGATTTGAAAGACGTCAACAGTGTTTTAAAGGCAGTAGAAGCTGTAAAAGCGATCGGGACACAACAattcaaagagaagaacTTTGAGGTGGCCCTAGAAAAGTACGAAAAAAGTTCAATTATGTTGAGACAATTCTTCCCTGAAGATTtgccagaagaagatatcttGAGAGTTGATACTTTGAGAGTATCtatatttttgaatatcGCTGTGACAGCATctaaattgaaaaattacagCAGGACCCTCAGTGCAGCTACAGAAGCCCTTCACGCAGACAACATAAACGATAAATCAAAGGCAAAAGCATTATATCACCGTGGTTTGGCCTACTACAATACTAAAAACCCTGAAATGGCTGTAACTGATCTCGAACTTGCAAGTTCATATGATGCACAGAATGCAGCCATTCAAAAAGCTCTACAAGAAGCTAGAGTTGCTAGCAAAAAACTCCtagaacaacaaaagaagtctCTATCGAAGATGTTTGGTTAG
- the NUS1 gene encoding ditrans,polycis-polyprenyl diphosphate synthase has product MSGENVVRTRLPPATKTPLDPSVNGLRKTVKQVMGSDVDELLKHKKPDALSDGKQQEQKQTIGGQIEFAVYKTLLVILYVFYAVTRYFQREYNRIAIKLLDLAYNPSNSPQLIRQDVTKLQKIPKRLAAILESKAEGDIGGGLPGLINDASDVVCWTVSAGIRYLTLYDYDGKMKQNVDGLRAGIHHKLTKYFGPDHVPKFAIKIPHTNQVFFNLSDEESATGYVSDESSTSSSGHKNRVAIEISLLSNVDGRETILELTKTMADLCAKGQLNADDVDTNLVNQELTQLVGQEPDLLLYFGPALDLQGFPPWHIRLTELYWETDNDQVSYYVFIRGLKQYAECKINVGK; this is encoded by the coding sequence ATGTCTGGAGAAAATGTGGTGAGAACGCGATTGCCACCAGCTACAAAGACGCCGCTAGATCCATCTGTGAACGGGTTACGAAAGACGGTGAAACAAGTGATGGGATCGGATGTGGATGAGCTATTGAAGCATAAGAAACCGGACGCGTTAAGCGATGGGAAGCAGCAGGAGCAGAAACAGACGATTGGGGGGCAAATAGAGTTTGCTGTGTACAAGACACTACTGGTTATATTGTACGTATTCTATGCTGTGACGAGATACTTCCAACGAGAATACAATAGGATTGCCATTAAGCTTTTAGACTTGGCGTACAATCCGTCGAACTCCCCACAATTGATCAGACAGGATGTGACCAAGTTGCAAAAGATCCCCAAGAGGCTTGCAGCTATTTTGGAGTCGAAGGCCGAGGGAGATATTGGGGGCGGGCTACCGGGGCTAATCAACGATGCGAGCGATGTTGTGTGCTGGACGGTGTCTGCAGGAATCAGATACCTAACGTTGTACGACTACGATGGCAAAATGAAGCAGAACGTGGACGGATTGCGGGCTGGGATCCACCACAAGTTGACAAAGTACTTTGGGCCTGATCACGTTCCCAAGTTTGCCATCAAGATACCGCACACGAACCAAGTGTTTTTCAATCTATCCGACGAAGAGAGCGCCACTGGCTATGTTTCGGACGAATCGTCGACCTCGTCCTCTGGACACAAGAATCGTGTCGCCATTGAGATTTCGCTCTTGTCGAACGTTGACGGACGGGAGACAATTTTAGAATTGACCAAAACGATGGCCGATCTATGCGCCAAGGGTCAATTGAACGCAGATGATGTTGACACGAACTTGGTGAACCAGGAACTAACACAGCTCGTTGGCCAAGAGCCCGATCTACTTCTATACTTCGGACCGGCCTTGGATCTACAGGGATTCCCTCCGTGGCACATCAGACTAACCGAGTTGTACTGGGAGACAGACAACGACCAGGTATCGTACTACGTTTTCATCAGGGGATTGAAGCAGTATGCTGAGTGTAAAATCAACGTGGGGAAGTAG
- the SCM3 gene encoding Scm3p, with amino-acid sequence MNKSSLGVTKKKKSSLKRLTGVLKDLLVKESSSKSEEDQDHKTSPKTRKDGVVYILSKENRLIPKLSDEEIMERHRKADENMKRVWSEIIAKYENIEDQGDTIDLRTGEIIQDNGHLRNLNQNDRSSKISPDTAVVYKSVLRDILDIDDDQTLNTSIWNEEEDTNQDSKLIKETEVEEEEFLEEPDSDNDYTSESYNNIAREK; translated from the coding sequence ATGAATAAATCAAGCCTAGGGGttaccaagaaaaagaagtctaGCCTGAAAAGGCTAACTGGGGTGCTAAAGGACCTTTTAGTGAAGGAGTCATCGTCAaaatctgaagaagatcaagatcACAAGACATCACCAAAAACAAGGAAAGATGGCGTAGTGTACATCCTGTCGAAGGAAAACCGTTTAATACCGAAACTCTCAGATGAAGAGATTATGGAACGTCACAGAAAGGCGGACGAAAACATGAAACGTGTGTGGTCGGAGATTATCGCTAAATATGAGAACATCGAGGATCAAGGCGACACAATTGATCTACGAACAGGTGAAATTATACAAGACAATGGCCACCTTCGTAACCTAAACCAAAATGATAGATCGAGTAAGATATCTCCAGATACAGCTGTAGTTTACAAAAGTGTTTTGCGTGATATCTTGGACATCGACGATGATCAGACGCTAAACACGTCTATATGGAATGAAGAGGAGGATACAAATCAAGATTCCAAGCtcatcaaagaaacagaggttgaggaagaagagttctTGGAGGAACCGGATTCTGACAACGACTACACTAGCGAGTCGTACAACAACATCGCTAGAGAAAAATGA
- the RPL35A gene encoding 60S ribosomal protein uL29, with amino-acid sequence MAGIKAYELRTKSKEQLENQLVELKKELAELKVQKLSRPSLPKINTVRKNIARVLTVISQNQRQAVRELYKGKKYQPKDLRAKKTRALRRALTKFEASQVTEKQRKKQIAFPQRKYAIKA; translated from the exons ATG GCCGGTATTAAAGCTTACGAATTGAGAACCAAGTCCAAGgaacaattggaaaacCAATTGgttgaattgaagaaggaattgGCCGAATTGAAGGTTCAAAAATTGTCCAGACCATCTTTGCCAAAGATCAACACTGTCAGAAAGAACATCGCTCGTGTCTTGACTGTTATCTCTCAAAACCAAAGACAAGCCGTCAGAGAATTGTACAAGGGTAAGAAGTACCAACCAAAGGACTTGAGAGCCAAGAAGACCAGAGCTTTGAGAAGAGCTTTGACCAAGTTCGAAGCTTCCCAAGTTACTGaaaagcaaagaaagaagcaaatcGCTTTCCCACAAAGAAAGTACGCTATCAAGgcttaa
- the ARF1 gene encoding ADP-ribosylation factor codes for MGVSFSKLFSNLFGHKEMRILMVGLDGAGKTTVLYKLKLGEVVTTIPTIGFNVETVEYKNISFTVWDVGGQDKIRPLWRHYFRNTEGIIFVVDSNDRARIAEAREVLQRMLNEDEIRNAVLLVFANKQDLPEAMPAAEITEKLGLHSIRQRPWYIQATCATSGEGLYEGLEWLSTTLKNQS; via the coding sequence ATGGGTGTTTCGTTTTCTAAGTTGTTCAGCAACTTGTTCGGCCACAAAGAAATGAGAATCTTGATGGTGGGTCTTGATGGTGCTGGTAAGACCACTGTTCTATACAAGTTGAAGTTGGGTGAAGTTGTCACCACAATCCCAACCATTGGTTTCAATGTTGAGACTGTTGAATACAAGAACATCTCCTTCACCGTCTGGGATGTCGGTGGACAAGACAAGATCAGACCATTATGGAGACATTACTTCAGAAACACTGAAGGTATCATTTTCGTTGTCGACTCTAACGATAGAGCTCGTATTGCTGAAGCAAGAGAAGTTCTACAAAGAATGTTGAATGAAGACGAAATCAGAAACGCCGTTCTATTGGTCTTCGCTAACAAACAGGATTTGCCAGAAGCCATGCCAGCTGCTGAGATCACCGAAAAGTTGGGCTTGCACTCCATCAGACAGCGTCCATGGTACATTCAAGCCACTTGTGCTACTTCTGGTGAAGGTTTGTACGAGGGTTTGGAATGGTTGAGCACaactttgaagaaccaATCTTAA
- the SEC31 gene encoding Sec31p has protein sequence MVKLAEYPRTATFSWSHDRVPVLATGTASGAIDADFSSTSTLEFWSLLSFDEAKPKGSIVADARFNDLDWSKDNKIVAGALENGTVEFFDADAMKSVAKISKHQGSVKTLSFNTKQSNVLVSGGSQGDIFVWDTNKIESADYSPFSSGSRTTPIDEVSSLAWNQSLAHVFASASSSGYASIWDLKAKKEVLHLSYSSPTSGIKVPLTVVEWHPSNSTRIATATNLDSEPVILVWDLRNSNVPMKVLANGHSKGVLSLDWCKQDENLLLSSGRDNTSILWNPEEGSLLTQFATRGNWVFKSKFAPEAPDLFASASFDNKIVVQTLQNLNTSLDAQANESKQHASEDEFWNNVTENSVDDKPNTVKIQAPSWYGNRSPAAQWAFGGKLVKITNDQKGVSIVRPSVSGMEKNELFDESLKNKDFVKLINKRLSHKINATNEEDWNLLENLSMDGTEIFLKEALSLDEAEEEQNEKETDQEGSDFFNDLNDKFVPSGSFELDFSESVKPITSALVKGDLRGALSHALEKDLLLEALIIGITSGDETLIDRAKNSYFTKYSQESSLARTLYSTAQKDVTDIVENIATSQWKEAVKLTFTYTKDEEKKNSLLVKLGERLLAEGNRKDAILLYLAGQSLDNIASIWLDEFTELESELKSRKDTLYEAHLECLTEFVERFTVLSDYINKDVKITNQELISKFLEFVNVTATNGDFDLALRFLETLPGDNEEVKGEKQRVLIASGKSVSSRTSNLSDATKSKQGRYSSVSANAPVAGIATPNPLLTGGQPSIASSTNARPRQAAYASYTPAATSTPNPYAPPVAAASNSTANPYAPPAAATNTAAVAANPYAPAVSSIPNNSTPAGNHNTAMNGRTSFTPASGNIPANPYAPRSAATPLQPSSPVSHPPISGARTYSGQTPHLHEKPIDGWNDLPSIQKEKPTRAKAVNTAPIGVVGSQYGTPELPSGPGSLSRIGSNPSFPAPPPPPSNMRRTPKPTPPQVTSPPPPPPATSKKTSSYAPTVAPTQPATTNAPSFPVPSSNPAPNGHSQFVPPPNPYSPSPPIATPTGIVPPKPQVSNLPAPVPKVAAATAPPPMKMKRKSHAVGNASAANDLLSAIQSKPSPPSASVPAPPSSTAQISATPVSTATPESIQPAGISEGDRPIVDFFLAELERVTPLIPQEYSKQLKDCNKRIKILIKHLEQHDLLTQPTIDKLHHIVELLKEGKYADALEIHKDLSENHSAEAGNWLTGVKRLINIAEATSSQ, from the coding sequence ATGGTTAAGCTAGCTGAGTATCCTCGTACAGCTACGTTCTCATGGTCTCACGATAGAGTACCCGTTTTGGCGACGGGTACTGCATCTGGAGCCATCGATGCCGACTTTTCGAGCACTTCAACACTAGAATTCTGGTCGCTACTTTCCTTTGACGAAGCAAAGCCTAAGGGGTCGATTGTTGCAGACGCAAGGTTCAATGATTTGGATTGGTCTAAAGACAACAAAATAGTTGCTGGTGCTTTGGAAAACGGGACCGTTGAGTTTTTTGATGCTGATGCGATGAAATCTGTTGCGAAGATAAGTAAGCACCAGGGATCAGTCAAAACTTTGAGTTTCAATACAAAGCAGAGCAATGTTCTAGTGTCTGGTGGTAGCCAGGGCGATATTTTCGTGTGGGATACCAACAAAATCGAATCTGCGGATTACTCTCCTTTTTCAAGTGGTTCTCGTACTACTCCAATTGACGAGGTGTCTTCCTTGGCTTGGAACCAATCGCTAGCACACGTTTTCGCCTCAGCAAGCTCTTCAGGCTACGCGTCTATATGGGATTTGAAGGCCAAGAAGGAGGTTCTACATCTAAGTTATTCTTCACCCACGTCTGGTATTAAGGTTCCACTAACTGTTGTGGAATGGCATCCATCGAACTCAACTCGAATCGCTACAGCTACCAACTTGGACTCCGAACCTGTTATACTAGTTTGGGACTTGAGAAACTCCAACGTGCCAATGAAGGTTCTAGCTAATGGCCATTCCAAGGGTGTGTTATCGCTTGATTGGTGTAAACAAGATGAAAACCTACTTCTATCCAGTGGCCGTGATAACACCTCAATCTTGTGGAATCCAGAAGAGGGATCATTGTTGACGCAATTTGCCACACGCGGTAATTGGGTCTTCAAGTCTAAGTTTGCTCCAGAAGCACCTGATTTGTTTGCTTCTGCCTCTTTCGACAACAAGATCGTTGTTCAAACTTTACAAAACTTGAACACAAGTCTAGATGCCCAAGCCAATGAATCAAAACAACATGCTTCTGAGGATGAGTTCTGGAACAACGTGACCGAAAACTCCGTCGATGATAAGCCAAATACCGTTAAGATCCAGGCCCCAAGTTGGTACGGTAACAGATCCCCAGCTGCTCAATGGGCTTTTGGAGGTAAGTTGGTCAAAATTACCAATGATCAAAAAGGTGTCAGCATAGTGAGACCGTCCGTTTCAGGTATGGAAAAGAACGAATTATTTGACGAATCcttgaaaaataaagattTCGTTAAATTAATTAACAAGAGATTGTCCCACAAGATTAACGCCACAAACGAGGAAGACTGGAACTTGTTAGAGAACCTTTCTATGGATGGAACTGAAATATTTTTAAAGGAAGCTCTATCTTTAgatgaagctgaagaagaacaaaatgaaaaggaaactGATCAAGAAGGGTCTGACTTCTTTAATGATCTAAATGATAAGTTTGTTCCAAGCGGCTCTTTCGAATTAGACTTTTCAGAAAGTGTCAAGCCAATTACTTCTGCCCTTGTTAAAGGTGATTTGAGGGGTGCCCTAAGCCATGCTCTGGAAAAGGATCTCTTGTTAGAAGCGCTTATCATTGGTATTACCTCTGGTGATGAAACGTTGATCGATAGAGCTAAGAATTCCTACTTCACGAAATACTCTCAAGAATCAAGTTTGGCAAGAACACTTTATTCTACTGCCCAAAAAGATGTTACCGATATTGTGGAAAATATCGCAACATCACAGTGGAAGGAGGCTGTTAAGCTCACCTTCACATACActaaagatgaagaaaagaagaactctCTATTAGTTAAATTAGGTGAAAGATTGCTAGCTGAAGGAAACAGAAAAGATGCAATTCTATTGTATCTGGCTGGCCAGTCCTTGGATAACATTGCATCTATATGGTTAGACGAATTCACAGAACTTGAAAGTGAATTAAAATCCAGGAAGGATACACTATATGAAGCTCATTTGGAATGTTTGACTGAGTTTGTGGAAAGATTCACCGTTTTATCAGACTACATCAACAAGGATGTGAAGATCACTAACCAGGAATTAATCTCGAAGTTCTTAGAATTCGTTAATGTTACAGCTACTAATGGTGACTTTGACTTGGCGTTGAGATTCTTGGAAACCCTCCCAGGAGATAATGAGGAAGTCAAGGGTGAAAAACAACGTGTTTTGATTGCTTCTGGTAAGTCTGTTTCTAGCAGAACTTCCAACTTATCCGATGCAACCAAATCGAAGCAAGGTAGATATTCTTCAGTCAGTGCAAATGCTCCAGTTGCAGGCATTGCAACACCAAATCCTTTACTCACGGGTGGCCAACCATCTATTGCGTCTAGCACGAATGCTAGACCAAGGCAAGCTGCTTATGCTAGCTACACTCCGGCTGCAACTTCTACTCCTAATCCTTATGCACCACctgttgctgctgcctCAAACTCTACCGCTAATCCTTACGCGCCACCTGCAGCAGCAACGAATACCGCTGCGGTGGCCGCTAACCCATATGCGCCAGCAGTTTCTTCAATCCCAAACAACTCTACGCCAGCAGGTAATCACAATACCGCTATGAACGGGAGAACATCCTTTACACCTGCATCAGGAAATATCCCAGCAAATCCTTATGCCCCACGCTCGGCTGCTACTCCACTGcaaccttcttctccagTAAGCCATCCACCAATTTCAGGTGCTAGAACTTACTCTGGTCAAACTCCTCATCTTCACGAAAAACCAATCGATGGCTGGAACGATCTGCCATCAatccaaaaggaaaaaccaaCTCGTGCGAAGGCTGTGAATACCGCTCCAATCGGAGTCGTGGGTTCCCAATATGGAACTCCAGAATTACCAAGTGGACCAGGTTCATTGTCAAGAATAGGATCAAATCCTAGCTTCCCAGCGCCTCCTCCTCCACCATCCAATATGAGAAGAACGCCTAAACCAACACCACCTCAAGTTACttcaccaccaccaccaccaccagcaaCATCAAAGAAGACAAGCTCTTATGCACCAACAGTTGCACCAACTCAACCGGCAACAACCAATGCTCCTTCATTCCCTGTTCCATCTTCCAACCCAGCTCCAAATGGTCACTCACAATTTGTACCACCTCCTAATCCATACAGTCCATCTCCACCTATTGCAACACCAACAGGAATAGTTCCACCAAAACCTCAAGTGTCCAATCTTCCTGCTCCAGTGCCAAAGGTAGCCGCAGCCacagcaccaccaccaatgaagatgaaaaggaagagCCATGCAGTCGGTAACGCAAGTGCCGCAAACGATTTGTTGAGTGCTATCCAAAGCAAGCCTTCACCACCAAGCGCTTCTGTTCCTGCTCCACCTAGCAGTACTGCTCAAATTTCAGCAACACCAGTTTCAACTGCCACGCCAGAATCTATTCAACCGGCTGGCATCAGTGAGGGAGACAGACCAATTGTAGACTTTTTCCTCGCGGAGTTGGAACGTGTTACCCCATTAATTCCTCAAGAATACTCTAAGCAATTGAAAGATTGTAACAAGAGAATTAAAATACTAATTAAACATCTTGAGCAACATGACTTGTTAACACAACCTACTATCGATAAGTTGCACCATATTGTAGAACTATTGAAGGAAGGAAAGTACGCAGATGCTCTAGAAATCCACAAGGACTTATCTGAAAACCACAGTGCAGAAGCAGGCAACTGGCTCACTGGTGTCAAAagattaattaatattgCAGAGGCTACTTCTTCACAATGA